From Pleurocapsa sp. PCC 7319:
GTCAGATAAGCCAGGAACCAAAGTTTTTATCTGTTTAATATCCTCATCTGTCAGATACCGTCCCTCATCATCTGCTTGCTGAAAAATTTTAATTACTTCTGGTGGATAATCTTGCCAATTATCAAAGCTAACAATACGGGACTTTTTAATTAATTCTTTGACTTGTTCACTGAGCATTTTAATTCTAAAAGATAAGGACTTAACTATATATCTTCCTCAAGACTGCTGATCGTTAGCCAAAATGTAAAGTAAAGTAAAGTTGTAATTTAATTTTCAGCTCATGGATATCGATCAAATCAAAAATGCTTTAGAAGATTCCGATCCGCAACAGAGAATGAAAGGAATTAGAGAATTACGTCATTACGAAGTAGATATTGCTACTCCACTACTTTTAGCCCATGTCGATGATCGAGAATTTTTAGTGCGTTCTTTTGTGGCAATGGGATTGGGCAAAAAACGAAATTCCCAGTCTTTTGCTGGATTACTCACAATGATGGAGTTCGATAGCGATCCCAATGTAAGGGCAGAAGCAGCCAATTCCTTATCCTTTTTTGGAGCAAAAGCTATTGCTCATCTCAGACAAATGTATGAGCAAGACGATCATTGGTTAGTACGTCGTAGTATTATTGCCGCTTTAGCAGATTTAGATTGCCCTCAAGAACTCTGGGAAGTCTGTGCTATTGGTTTAAGAGGCGATGATTTGCCCGTCAAAGAATCTTGTATTAGTTGTCTAGGTCTTTTAGCAAAAACAGAATTACAGGAAGAAGGATTAAAATCGCTTTTATCTTTAGTAGAAGATCGATCTTGGCGTATCAGAGTTCAAGTTGCCAAATCACTAGGCAAATATAATCATCCTGATGCCATTACTGCATTAAATAAGCTTAAGGCAGATCAAGACCATCGAGTAGTGGGAGCAGTTCTCGAAAGTCTGGTCTAAGATTCGATTAGCTAACCTTTCTACAATTAATATGAACAAACAAAAGACTCTTTGATAATATTATTAGAGAAACATTAAAAAATATTACAAAATTCCTTAAATGAAATTATTGGTAGTGGGTGCGACTGGCACGTTAGGTAGACAGGTAGCACGCCAGGCTTTAGACGAAAATCATGAAGTACTTTGTTTAGTCCGCAACCCTAACAAAGCGACTTTCCTCAAAGAATGGGGTGCAGAATTAATTAAAGGTGATTTATGTGACAAATCAACTCTTCCTAGAGCTTTAGAGGGTGTAGATGCTGTTATAGATGCTGCTACCGCCAGAATTACCGATAATCTTAGTGTCAGGGAAGTAGATTGGGAAGGAAAAGTAAATTTGATTCAAGCTACAAAAGCTGCGGGAGTTGACAGATATATCTTTTTCTCAATTTTGAATGCCGAAAAACATCCAGAAGTCCCTCTAATGGATATTAAGCGTTGTACTGAACTATTTTTGGCTGAATCTGGTTTAAATTACACAGTTCTGCAACTCGGCGGCTTTATGCAAGGCTTGATTGCCCAGTATGCAATTCCCATCCTTGAAGAGCAAGTCGTCTGGATAACAGGAGAAACTACTCCTATTGCCTATATGAATACTCAAGACATCGCTAAATTCGCTGTTCGGGCTTTGACAGTACCTGCTACTGAAAAGAAAACTTTTCCAGTTGTGGGAACAAAAGCTTGGGGTGCTTATGAGATTATGAACCTCTGCGAAAATTTGTCGGGTAAAACTGCTAGAATATCTCGCGTCTCTTTGACCGTGTTGGGTTTAATGCGCCGTATTACTCGTTTCTGTGAATGGGGACAAAATACGGCAGATCGTCTGACTTTTGCCGAAGTATTAGCTAGTGGTCAACCCTTAGATGCCCCAATGGAAGAAGTATATGAAACTTTTGGTCTAGATCCTCAAGAAACTACTACTCTCGAAGAATATATGGAGGAGTATTTTAGTCGGATCATGAAAAAACTCAAGGAAATCGATTACGAGAAAAACAAAGGCAAGAAGAAAAAGAAAGGTAAAATACCTTATCGTAACCAATTCTAAATAGGTATTAGAGTTTGACTGCTCACCGCCTTGAAAGGTCGGTGATTCTAGCTATTAGCCATTAGCCATTAGCTACCTTCGGTTTTTGCCGTTGAGCAGCTAGATTACTTAGCTACGCAGGTAGCAATCTAAAGCTAAAAGCTAAAAGCTAACGAAAAGTCTTCCTAAAAGGAAGAAGCTTTAAACCCAGAGCGACGGTAAAAACGTTTAATATGAATAAGCTTTGTTCATGTTAAACGTTTTTAAGATATGGTTTGTTAGCTTCTTGAAGATCTACGAGCCTGCAAAGTGTCTATAAGTCATTTATCTCTAGTTTTTCACGATTCATTTTTAGGATCTAGTCATAGATACAAACGAGGTACATTATGACTGCGTTAACTGTTAGGAAAGCTACCCAACAAGATGTAGAACCAATAATTGATTCGATTGTACTGGCTTTTAGTACTGATCCTTTAGTTCGCTGGATGTATCCTTCAGCCCATCAATATTTAAAAAGTTTTCCAGATTTCGTAAGCACTTTTGGTAGTCGGGCATTCAACTCTCAAACTATTTACTACGCCGAAAATTATTCTGGCGCAGCTGTGTGGTTTCCTCCTCAGATTGAGCCGGACACAGATTTATTAATAGAAGTTATCCTGCAAACAGTATCTCAGTCGCAGCAAGATGAAATATCTAGTTTACTAGAAAAGACGAGCCATTTTCATCCCCGCGATCCTCATTGGTATTTAGGAATCTTGGGTGTAGAATCAACTCAACAGAAAAAGGGATATGGTTCAGCGTTAATTAAACAGGTGCTAACCATTTGCGATCGCGATCATCAAATTGCTTATCTGGAATCCTCTAATCCTGCCAACAATAAGTTTTACGAACAACATGGGTTTGAAATTATCGATCAGATTCAAGTTGGACAGTCGCCAACTATTTTCCCCATGTTGCGCTATCCACAATAAATTACTTAATTGAAATATGCGGCGATCGCCTGATGTATTAGATACATAAGCCATAGTTAGAAATAATTTAGGATACTCAATTAAATTTCTAAAGCTAGTTCTGCTGCTGTAGATTAATGTTCTGGACAAAACTGGTTAAAAATTGCGATCGCTGAGTATGGTTTATCATTTGATTTCACTGTTTGGGTTAATTGTCTTCATTGGAATTGGCTATCTATTTTCTCAAAATCGACGATTGATTCCCTGGCAGACAGTACTTTGGGGAGTTGCTTTACAGTTGATTTTAGGAGTCCTGATACTTAAAAGTGAAATTGGTTTAACCGTTTTTCAATTTCTGGGTTCGCTCATCAGTCAGTTTTTAGACTTTTCCGATCAAGGTGCCAAGTTAGTATTTGGTGATGGCTTTGAAGAGCATTTCATTGCCTTTAAAATTTTGCCGACGATTATCTTTTTTTCGGCATTTATTTCTTTGCTCTATCATTACAATATTTTGCCTCGCATTGTGGCAATGATGGGCTGGATAATGATGCGAACCATGAAAACCTCAGGGGCAGAATCATTGAGTTGTGCTGCTAATATTTTTGTGGGACAAACCGAAGCTCCCTTAATGATTAAACCCTATCTATCCCAGTTAACTAAGTCTGAACTACATTCAGTGATGACGGGGGGATTTGCCACCATCGCCGGTGGAGTTATGGCAGCATATATTGCTTTTGGCATTCCCGCAGAACATCTACTCTCTGCTTCTGTGATGTCTGCCCCCGCAGCTTTAGCTGTCTCTAAACTTCTTTATCCAGAAACCGAAAAACCCCAGACTCAAAACAGGATTAATACTCTACCTCAATCAAACTACGTAAATGGCATTGATGCGATCGCTACGGGCACAATTGAAGGATTAAAATTAGCTCTCAATGTAGGAGCGATGTTAATTGCTTTTTTGGGCTTAACAGCTCTGGTAAATTCCCTATTAGCATTTGTTGGCAATCTCACGGGAATTCCCTTTTTATCATTAGAGTGGATTTTTTCTTATGCCATGTATCCCATAGCTTGGTTGATGGGTACTCCTTTAGCTGACTGTCACCAAATAGCTGTTTTGTTAGGCAAGAAACTGATTCTCAACGAATTTTTAGCATATCTAGATTTAAAAGAATTAATTTCTGAAGAATCGCCAGCTATTTCTGAACGAGCCAAAATTATTGCTACTTATGCCCTTTGTGGTTTTTCTAATCTCGGCTCGATTGGTATCCAGATCGGCGGCATCAGTGCGATCGCCCCTTCTCGTCAACAAGATTTAGCTCAATTAAGTATTAGTGCATTGGTTGCTGGTTCCATTGCTTGTTTTATGACAGCTTGTATAGCGGGAATTTTGATTTAAACTTCTGGGCAATTTAGTAATTTCTACTTGCTGATTCAGAATCTCGATCAGTTTTTAGGTTGATGAGGATGTCAAGGATCAAATTCATCTCTAGTTATTCTCGATTGTTATTTAGTTTACATACAAGTATCAACAGAGCAAGATCATGAATTTTTCTCAGACTAATCAAATAAGTCAACTCAATTTAGCTTTGCAGAATTTTAATAGTCTAAAGGTTGAAGGCATCTTCTATTTCGTCGTCGATTTAGGTATTCAGGGGAAACAACGTTGGAAAACTGATGGTACTGCTAAGGGAACAGTTTTTGTTGCCAATATTTAATTTGATTTTCATCACTTAAGTGCACGAGGAACGACAATATGGAGAGTACAGAATTATTGCAACAATATGCCACTGGTAGGCGCAACTTCATCAACATAAAATGCCGCGATCGCGACCTTAGTTGGGAAGATTTAAGTGGAATCGATCTGAGTCATGCAGATCTTAGTATTTCAATACTAGAAGGCATCGATTTGGCTGCTGCCAACCTCATCGAAACCGATTTATCTCGTACCGATCTAACTGCTGCCAATTTATACCAAGCTAATTTGTGTGGTGCTAACTTATTTGGTGCCGATTTACGAGGTGCAGAACTAACTGGTGCTAACTTACTAGGAGCAGATTTACGGGGTGTCAGCCTAGCTGGAGCAGATTTAAGTGGTGCAATTATACCCAATGGAACAATCATGCCAGAGAGGACGATTATTCGACGCAGGCTGAAAATTACTTTTAATAGCTTTAATTATTAATAATTACTAGAATTACGAGCAACAACAACATAAAAAGATTAGAATTCAACACTAACAGACTTTTTAGAGCTTTTTGGGCTGATAATTTTCATAATAATTGAATCAATACTGAAGACCAAAATTAGCAAAATCAACTTTAATAATTTCATTTTTTATAAGTTCGAGTACTCATGATCAAAAAATCGCTAAGTTATTTGGCTCTGGCGATCGCTACTTTAATACTAGCTGTTGCTTGTAATTCTGATACCAATTTAATAACGACCCAAGTTAATAAAACAGTCAACCCAAACCAGGAAAAGGTTCTAAAACTTTGGTGGGACAAAGGTTTTAATCCAGAAGAAGATGAAGCACTACAAAAACTAGTTAAAAACTGGGAGCAAGAGACTGGTAATAAAGTACAAATTCATTTTTATACTTTAGACGATCGCACCAATAAGCCAAAAAGATATCTTCAAGGAGGAGTTTCTCCCGATATCTTTATGAGTTTTAAAGCAGAAAGTACTCTTAATCCTAGTTTGGCATGGGAGAACAAATTAATAGATGTTAGTGATATCATTGAGCCGGTCAAAGAAGTCTACAATCCTCAAGCTTTAGAAACAGCCTATTACTACAATAATGTTGCTCAAAAGCATAGTTATTATGCAGTTCCCATTCATCGAGCCGCACTGCATATCTACTACTGGAAAGATTTAGTCGAAAAAACCGGTCGTACCGAAGCAGATATTCCTCAAGATTGGGATGATTTTTGGCAATTTTGGCTGGACATTGGAGAAGATTTAAAAACTAAACATCAACAAGATATTTTCCCCATCGGCTTACCCATGTCTACGGAAGCAGGAGATACCTATCAGGCTTTTGAGCATATTTTGGAAGCCTATAATGTCAAAATTGTCGACTCCGAGGGTAATTTATTAGTTGATAGTCCTCAAGTGCGTCAAGGAATTATCAACTGTTTAGATTGGTATACTCAGTTTTATTTGCAGGGATATACACCTCAAGAAGCATTAGATTGGACTAATTCCGATAACAATCGCTTATTTCTTAATCGCGAAATCTTGATGACAACTAATGCGACCCTCTCTATTCCTGCTGCATTACGTCACGATCCAAATGCTTATAGTAGTAAATTGGGTATTGTCGAATTACCAAATAAACCTAACGGCGAACCAATGCAACATATATTTTTGGTAGAACAAGCCGTAATTTTTAATGATGCAGAACATCCACAATTAGCCAAAGACTTCCTTGCTTATCTAGTCCAGCCAAAAGTTATCAATAGTTTTCTCAAAGAGTCAGGAAGACATTCCCCTGCTCACACAAGTGCTTACCAAGATTCATATTGGACCAACCCCAAAGATCCTCATACTTCTGAGGTAACTAAAACTCTAACCAAAAGCCAAATTCGCTCTATTTATCCTTCTAATAGCCCAGCTTATAGCGTTGTACTTAAAGAAAATGTCTGGGGTCAGAGTTTGGAAAAAATTGCGCTCAATGGCTTGACTCCAGAACAGGCAGCTGATGAAGCTATAACCAGAATCAAAGAAATTTTTGCTGCCTGGAAATAGAGAAACGATGATTATAAAACTAGTTAAGTATTTTACTCTGGCGATCGCCATTTTCTTGCTGACTGTTGCTTGTAATTCCGACACTCAACTACAACATACTCCGGGTACTAAGTCGCGATCGCCAAATCAAGAAAACGTTTTACAAATCTGGTGGGATAAAGGCTACTATCCCGAAGAAGATGAAGCACTACGCGCAGTTGTCAGTCAGTGGGAACAGCAAACTGGTAATCAGGTTCAACTAGGTTTTTATACTAATGATGAACTGTCACAAAAGACTCAGAGAGCAATTCAGGCTGGTAATCCTCCAGATATTTTGATGAATGATGGTGG
This genomic window contains:
- a CDS encoding HEAT repeat domain-containing protein, which codes for MDIDQIKNALEDSDPQQRMKGIRELRHYEVDIATPLLLAHVDDREFLVRSFVAMGLGKKRNSQSFAGLLTMMEFDSDPNVRAEAANSLSFFGAKAIAHLRQMYEQDDHWLVRRSIIAALADLDCPQELWEVCAIGLRGDDLPVKESCISCLGLLAKTELQEEGLKSLLSLVEDRSWRIRVQVAKSLGKYNHPDAITALNKLKADQDHRVVGAVLESLV
- a CDS encoding SDR family oxidoreductase; this encodes MKLLVVGATGTLGRQVARQALDENHEVLCLVRNPNKATFLKEWGAELIKGDLCDKSTLPRALEGVDAVIDAATARITDNLSVREVDWEGKVNLIQATKAAGVDRYIFFSILNAEKHPEVPLMDIKRCTELFLAESGLNYTVLQLGGFMQGLIAQYAIPILEEQVVWITGETTPIAYMNTQDIAKFAVRALTVPATEKKTFPVVGTKAWGAYEIMNLCENLSGKTARISRVSLTVLGLMRRITRFCEWGQNTADRLTFAEVLASGQPLDAPMEEVYETFGLDPQETTTLEEYMEEYFSRIMKKLKEIDYEKNKGKKKKKGKIPYRNQF
- a CDS encoding N-acetyltransferase, with the protein product MTALTVRKATQQDVEPIIDSIVLAFSTDPLVRWMYPSAHQYLKSFPDFVSTFGSRAFNSQTIYYAENYSGAAVWFPPQIEPDTDLLIEVILQTVSQSQQDEISSLLEKTSHFHPRDPHWYLGILGVESTQQKKGYGSALIKQVLTICDRDHQIAYLESSNPANNKFYEQHGFEIIDQIQVGQSPTIFPMLRYPQ
- a CDS encoding NupC/NupG family nucleoside CNT transporter, coding for MVYHLISLFGLIVFIGIGYLFSQNRRLIPWQTVLWGVALQLILGVLILKSEIGLTVFQFLGSLISQFLDFSDQGAKLVFGDGFEEHFIAFKILPTIIFFSAFISLLYHYNILPRIVAMMGWIMMRTMKTSGAESLSCAANIFVGQTEAPLMIKPYLSQLTKSELHSVMTGGFATIAGGVMAAYIAFGIPAEHLLSASVMSAPAALAVSKLLYPETEKPQTQNRINTLPQSNYVNGIDAIATGTIEGLKLALNVGAMLIAFLGLTALVNSLLAFVGNLTGIPFLSLEWIFSYAMYPIAWLMGTPLADCHQIAVLLGKKLILNEFLAYLDLKELISEESPAISERAKIIATYALCGFSNLGSIGIQIGGISAIAPSRQQDLAQLSISALVAGSIACFMTACIAGILI
- a CDS encoding pentapeptide repeat-containing protein, which produces MESTELLQQYATGRRNFINIKCRDRDLSWEDLSGIDLSHADLSISILEGIDLAAANLIETDLSRTDLTAANLYQANLCGANLFGADLRGAELTGANLLGADLRGVSLAGADLSGAIIPNGTIMPERTIIRRRLKITFNSFNY
- a CDS encoding ABC transporter substrate-binding protein, with the translated sequence MIKKSLSYLALAIATLILAVACNSDTNLITTQVNKTVNPNQEKVLKLWWDKGFNPEEDEALQKLVKNWEQETGNKVQIHFYTLDDRTNKPKRYLQGGVSPDIFMSFKAESTLNPSLAWENKLIDVSDIIEPVKEVYNPQALETAYYYNNVAQKHSYYAVPIHRAALHIYYWKDLVEKTGRTEADIPQDWDDFWQFWLDIGEDLKTKHQQDIFPIGLPMSTEAGDTYQAFEHILEAYNVKIVDSEGNLLVDSPQVRQGIINCLDWYTQFYLQGYTPQEALDWTNSDNNRLFLNREILMTTNATLSIPAALRHDPNAYSSKLGIVELPNKPNGEPMQHIFLVEQAVIFNDAEHPQLAKDFLAYLVQPKVINSFLKESGRHSPAHTSAYQDSYWTNPKDPHTSEVTKTLTKSQIRSIYPSNSPAYSVVLKENVWGQSLEKIALNGLTPEQAADEAITRIKEIFAAWK